The following proteins come from a genomic window of Phnomibacter ginsenosidimutans:
- a CDS encoding FG-GAP-like repeat-containing protein has translation MRAINATIAATASSFLIGDFQGNDGDIDPIGRNTANTGLVFWRHNGNSTDWTQLTGASSPVNGITWGAASANNFTLGNLAVLDADGDGDLDIYNRSPNELYRNDAGTFTKVTGASNPMDGIAASIGNFASIFITGDFDGDGDLDFVGRPATLPGTPVYWRNGGAGGWTQLTGGSNPFNSISIATAAAFTAGNLALVDADGNGTIDIYNKGANVVYSRSGSTFSQLSGGSNPMDAIAATLSTFSSAFLTADFDSDGDLDLVGRNTTNTGALVYWRKDAGSTWTQEASSGPFNGITIASSAEFSQLSIGVLDADKDGDVDVFNSGKNVQYAQQGVAPTLSSTVPTNFATSIVPSANLSMTFSENIALSDGVTGSGNVTGSGDITVKRLSDNTVVARILVTSHASQLSISGATLTINPTSDLPAGTQLYVEVGSDAIKSASSGLVYAGINQNNVFQFTTLATPVVTTNPSNATECSGFGVSYNAAGTGVTSYQWQESTTVGFASPTNLTNSGVYSGATSATLSISNVAGLNGRYYRCVLTNAAGSTNTNAATLTVGSTTLPSTDLTYAQSVSTNKFQNTSCELLGNIVPKVVGAGTPVSGSVSIKTWIKASATSYRGVTYARRIYEITPASNPSTSSGTVTLYFTQADFDNFNAVPNGLDLPTGPSDNTGKANLRISKLTGSSSDNSGNPNTYPGTGTVINPDDVNIVWNTTLNLWQVTFDVEGFSSFFVQTSSLLLPVKLVSFTASATANAAVELQWKVAGQENMRSYQVQRSNGNGAFAQVAAVPATAAASASFSYTDAVVPGLWYYRLQMVDADGSFTYSPVVVIDNRLAKAAVSVYPNPAKDKVLITVQNASAQLSARLIDAQGKVVSAFVMRSNTHELNMQSLSAGLYQLVLSDGRSFKLVKE, from the coding sequence ATGCGGGCCATTAATGCCACTATTGCTGCTACTGCCAGTTCTTTTCTCATTGGCGATTTTCAGGGCAATGATGGAGATATCGATCCGATTGGAAGAAACACTGCCAATACGGGTTTGGTTTTCTGGCGCCACAATGGCAACAGTACTGACTGGACACAACTGACAGGAGCATCAAGTCCAGTGAATGGCATTACCTGGGGGGCAGCTTCTGCCAATAATTTCACCTTAGGCAATCTGGCAGTTCTTGATGCTGATGGCGATGGTGATTTAGATATCTACAACAGGTCGCCAAATGAATTGTATCGCAACGATGCCGGGACTTTTACAAAGGTTACTGGTGCATCTAACCCAATGGATGGTATTGCTGCATCAATTGGTAATTTCGCCAGTATTTTTATTACAGGCGATTTTGATGGCGATGGCGATTTGGATTTTGTTGGTAGGCCTGCGACACTACCAGGAACACCTGTTTACTGGCGCAATGGCGGAGCAGGTGGTTGGACACAATTAACAGGCGGTTCCAATCCTTTCAATTCAATTTCAATAGCAACAGCGGCTGCTTTTACTGCTGGCAACCTTGCTCTTGTAGATGCAGATGGCAATGGTACCATCGATATTTACAACAAAGGCGCCAACGTAGTGTACTCAAGGAGTGGTTCTACATTCAGCCAGCTAAGTGGCGGCAGTAATCCTATGGATGCCATTGCAGCTACATTGAGCACATTTTCGTCAGCATTTCTCACAGCTGATTTTGATTCAGACGGCGATCTTGATTTGGTAGGTAGAAATACTACGAATACAGGGGCTTTGGTATACTGGCGAAAAGATGCAGGTAGTACCTGGACACAGGAAGCTAGTAGTGGCCCTTTCAATGGTATCACTATTGCTAGTTCTGCTGAATTTTCACAATTATCTATTGGCGTTTTGGATGCAGATAAGGATGGAGATGTAGATGTGTTCAACAGTGGCAAAAATGTGCAGTATGCGCAGCAAGGCGTTGCGCCAACATTGAGCAGTACCGTGCCAACCAACTTTGCTACATCCATTGTGCCTTCAGCCAACCTCAGCATGACATTCAGCGAGAACATTGCTTTGAGTGATGGGGTTACAGGTTCGGGAAATGTGACCGGCTCTGGAGATATCACAGTGAAACGTTTGTCGGATAATACTGTAGTGGCCCGCATTTTGGTGACCAGCCATGCCAGTCAACTGAGCATTTCCGGTGCTACTCTCACTATTAATCCAACCAGCGATTTGCCAGCTGGTACACAATTGTATGTAGAAGTGGGAAGTGATGCCATTAAGTCTGCATCATCAGGATTGGTTTATGCAGGTATTAATCAAAACAACGTATTCCAATTTACGACATTAGCTACACCGGTAGTTACCACAAACCCATCAAACGCTACCGAGTGTTCGGGCTTTGGTGTTAGTTACAACGCAGCAGGTACGGGTGTTACCAGCTATCAGTGGCAGGAATCTACTACAGTTGGTTTTGCTTCGCCCACCAATCTTACCAATAGCGGTGTATACAGTGGTGCTACTTCTGCTACTTTGAGCATCTCTAATGTTGCGGGTTTGAATGGTCGTTATTACCGTTGTGTGTTGACCAATGCAGCTGGCTCTACCAATACAAACGCAGCGACGCTTACAGTTGGTTCAACCACCTTGCCCTCTACAGATCTTACCTATGCGCAAAGTGTAAGTACCAATAAATTCCAAAATACGAGCTGCGAATTGTTGGGCAATATTGTGCCGAAAGTAGTAGGTGCCGGTACGCCGGTGTCAGGTTCTGTTTCCATCAAAACCTGGATTAAAGCTTCGGCTACCAGCTATCGTGGTGTTACTTACGCAAGGCGTATTTATGAAATTACGCCGGCAAGTAACCCTTCTACTTCTTCTGGTACTGTAACGTTGTACTTTACGCAAGCTGATTTCGACAACTTTAATGCTGTACCCAATGGCTTGGATTTGCCCACCGGCCCTTCAGACAATACCGGCAAAGCCAATCTGCGTATTTCTAAGCTCACAGGTAGCAGTAGCGATAACAGTGGTAACCCAAATACTTACCCAGGTACGGGCACCGTTATCAATCCGGATGATGTCAATATTGTTTGGAATACCACTCTGAATCTGTGGCAGGTTACTTTCGATGTAGAAGGCTTCAGTAGTTTCTTTGTGCAAACAAGCAGTTTGTTGTTGCCGGTGAAATTGGTTTCTTTCACTGCATCTGCAACCGCAAATGCTGCTGTTGAATTGCAATGGAAAGTAGCCGGACAGGAAAACATGCGTAGCTATCAGGTACAGCGTAGCAATGGTAATGGTGCATTTGCGCAGGTAGCTGCGGTACCGGCAACTGCAGCAGCTTCTGCTAGCTTCAGTTATACCGATGCAGTGGTGCCAGGCCTTTGGTATTACCGCTTGCAAATGGTAGATGCAGATGGTAGCTTTACGTATAGTCCTGTGGTAGTAATCGATAACAGGTTGGCTAAGGCTGCCGTATCAGTGTACCCGAACCCAGCCAAGGATAAGGTGCTGATTACTGTACAAAACGCTTCGGCACAATTGTCGGCCCGACTGATTGATGCGCAGGGTAAAGTTGTATCTGCATTTGTAATGCGCAGCAATACACATGAGCTCAATATGCAATCGCTGTCAGCTGGTTTGTATCAATTGGTACTGTCCGATGGCCGTAGTTTCAAACTGGTAAAAGAATAA
- a CDS encoding patatin-like phospholipase family protein, whose translation MARTKIRILSLDGGGIRGIIPATIMVEIENRLQQRTNNPDARIADFVDLVAGTSTGGILTSIYLCPGANNRPKFAAKDALELYLNNGKDIFQMEFLSKVAKLYVVFNEMYPSKHIEKLLAEYFGDTELDDLLRPCLITAYDIRNRRAHFFNSVDARGGKKIYNYKLKDVCRATSAAPTYFEPAKISSEQGADYTLVDGGVFVNNPALAAYSEARTIRFSKEVAAHKPDFPSAKDMLIISVGTGTVKTPYHYDKIKNAGLIAWLPIVIDIMMSGNSETVHYHLQKMFNTLSEEDEQDYYRLEPALQDASSEMDDVSDENLKNLHEAGLHYVAKHDALIEEIVSKLIAYA comes from the coding sequence ATGGCCCGCACAAAAATTCGGATTCTTTCGTTGGATGGCGGTGGTATCAGGGGCATTATCCCGGCCACCATTATGGTTGAAATTGAAAACCGGCTGCAACAGCGCACCAACAACCCCGATGCCCGCATTGCCGACTTTGTAGATTTGGTGGCAGGCACCAGTACGGGAGGTATTCTCACCAGCATTTACCTCTGCCCCGGCGCCAATAACCGGCCAAAGTTTGCCGCAAAAGACGCCCTTGAATTGTACCTCAACAATGGCAAAGACATTTTCCAAATGGAGTTTTTGTCGAAAGTGGCCAAGCTCTATGTGGTGTTTAATGAAATGTACCCGAGCAAGCACATCGAAAAATTGCTGGCAGAATATTTTGGCGACACCGAACTCGACGACCTGCTTCGCCCCTGCCTCATTACCGCTTACGACATACGCAACCGGCGGGCCCATTTTTTTAATAGTGTAGATGCCAGGGGTGGCAAAAAGATTTACAACTACAAACTGAAAGATGTGTGCCGGGCTACCTCAGCAGCCCCCACTTATTTTGAGCCGGCCAAAATTTCTTCAGAACAAGGCGCTGATTACACATTGGTAGACGGCGGCGTGTTTGTAAACAATCCGGCATTGGCAGCTTACAGCGAGGCCCGCACCATACGGTTTAGTAAAGAAGTGGCAGCACACAAACCCGACTTTCCATCCGCCAAAGACATGCTGATTATTTCTGTAGGAACGGGAACAGTGAAGACCCCCTACCATTACGACAAAATCAAAAACGCCGGACTGATTGCCTGGCTACCCATCGTTATCGACATCATGATGAGTGGCAATAGCGAAACAGTTCATTATCATTTACAGAAAATGTTCAACACCCTTTCGGAAGAAGATGAGCAGGACTACTACCGCCTGGAGCCGGCCCTGCAGGATGCCAGCAGCGAAATGGATGATGTATCGGACGAGAACCTGAAAAACCTGCATGAAGCAGGGCTGCATTATGTGGCCAAACATGATGCGTTGATTGAGGAGATTGTGAGCAAGCTAATCGCTTATGCATAG
- a CDS encoding spheroidene monooxygenase, translating into MAVLFIIRYRSASPGLFSMALFRLPLWLNKKISFWRLMGSGRNGTFDIVPDWKQWSIMVVIPESWIADRQETISLEKLQRRCLGDIISDLISLWNGKVQALLLEPKEGHGLWNGREVFGSLERKAGDWEGPIAVMTRATIRLSKAKAFWKHVDQVAQQMAGAPGFITSYGIGEVPFIKQATFSIWESKQAMQAFAYQMHEHREVIKKTYAEKWYSEEMFVRFRIIRTWELPAIEHQLGQAANHLSAQ; encoded by the coding sequence GTGGCGGTGCTTTTTATCATCCGCTACAGGAGTGCTTCTCCTGGCTTATTTTCCATGGCATTGTTCCGGCTACCGCTCTGGCTCAACAAGAAAATTTCCTTTTGGCGACTGATGGGCAGTGGCAGAAACGGCACTTTTGACATTGTACCCGATTGGAAACAATGGAGCATTATGGTGGTGATTCCTGAATCATGGATTGCTGACAGACAGGAAACTATAAGTCTGGAGAAACTTCAGCGAAGGTGTTTGGGAGATATTATTAGTGATCTCATTTCATTATGGAACGGTAAGGTGCAGGCTCTTTTACTGGAACCCAAAGAAGGCCATGGCCTTTGGAATGGCCGCGAAGTATTTGGCTCTTTGGAGCGGAAAGCCGGCGATTGGGAAGGCCCGATAGCCGTCATGACGAGAGCCACCATACGGCTGAGCAAGGCCAAAGCTTTTTGGAAACATGTAGATCAGGTAGCACAGCAAATGGCAGGAGCCCCAGGCTTTATTACCAGCTACGGCATTGGCGAAGTACCGTTCATAAAGCAGGCTACTTTCAGCATTTGGGAGAGCAAGCAAGCCATGCAGGCATTTGCCTACCAAATGCATGAACACCGCGAAGTGATTAAAAAAACCTACGCCGAAAAGTGGTACAGCGAAGAAATGTTTGTCCGGTTCCGCATCATTCGCACCTGGGAATTGCCCGCTATAGAACATCAACTGGGGCAGGCAGCCAATCATTTATCCGCCCAATAG
- a CDS encoding FkbM family methyltransferase, translating to MKQLKAILIQLLGRQAYLRLTSRIFLFSFRRQWLKNNPAYTVHYFVRHLIGPGQTVIDIGANLGYYSTEFARLVGSTGKVLSVEPIQLYREILLANTRHLPQVQVLPYALGEQEGTISMGLPFADQHRHGLMKVLTESEKQVAPEIFEVELKHPAKLFGQLADIHYLKCDIEGYEVPVLPAMRSVIESHQPIVQVETDGENKLILHRMFNEMGYQLFYVQQDKLVPYPDAQQQLIGDMICIPAGKISSIEKLIQRS from the coding sequence GTGAAACAACTGAAAGCCATCCTCATTCAATTGTTGGGCCGGCAGGCTTACCTCCGCCTCACTTCCAGAATATTCTTGTTCAGCTTCCGACGCCAATGGCTGAAGAATAACCCGGCTTATACGGTTCACTATTTTGTACGCCACCTTATTGGCCCGGGCCAAACAGTGATTGATATAGGTGCCAACCTCGGCTATTACTCTACTGAGTTTGCCCGGTTGGTTGGCAGCACAGGAAAGGTACTTTCCGTTGAACCCATTCAACTCTACAGAGAAATATTGCTGGCCAATACCCGTCATTTACCCCAGGTGCAGGTGCTACCCTATGCACTGGGCGAACAGGAAGGAACCATCAGCATGGGCCTGCCCTTTGCCGACCAGCACCGCCATGGCCTTATGAAAGTGTTGACCGAATCGGAGAAGCAGGTAGCGCCAGAAATATTTGAAGTGGAGCTCAAACATCCTGCTAAACTATTCGGACAACTCGCTGATATTCATTACTTAAAATGTGATATCGAAGGCTATGAAGTACCTGTGTTGCCCGCCATGCGTTCTGTGATTGAAAGCCATCAGCCTATTGTTCAGGTAGAAACCGACGGAGAGAACAAACTCATTTTGCACCGTATGTTCAACGAAATGGGCTACCAGCTGTTCTATGTCCAGCAGGACAAACTGGTTCCCTATCCAGATGCGCAGCAGCAGCTCATCGGCGACATGATTTGTATTCCTGCCGGTAAAATCTCATCTATTGAAAAACTCATCCAACGGTCATAA
- a CDS encoding S41 family peptidase, which yields MENRKLQVWLPLFIGLALALGILAGFQLAGSSGRNSSSNKNRSAIQQVLDLVQYKYVDSVSLDSMEADGIQAMLNHLDPHTVFIPAQELAEANADLEGGFSGIGVEYQMINDTMNVVYVVENGPSAKAGLKTGDRIIKVYDKVIAGNKLKGSELRKLLRGDYNTKVEVTALRDGKTQTYTITRGNVPLPSVEAAYMAEPGVGYIKLNKFSETTYKEFMDAATGLQAKGMKKMILDLRGNTGGILTEATNIADEFLPDGLSIVSTRGSHVKNKEIQSTKPGIFEKEPLVVLIDEFSASASEVLAGALQDNDRGTIIGRRSFGKGLVQEQYDPANGGAVRITVARYYTPSGRSIQKPYNGSRNDYQHEVLERNPAKDDSSLQKSKEVYTTRAGKKVYGGGGITPDIIVAFDSSRVPQGSLPLFSGNRIGDFSFRLFQQMKGSLTQYKTPSDFIKQYQLPANTWDMYATQLQQDSVKIPEVSVSVKNDILLIIKANMARYQWRNNAFYETLQPTDKLLQQALQTLKSISK from the coding sequence ATGGAAAATAGAAAACTGCAGGTTTGGCTACCCTTGTTTATCGGGCTGGCATTGGCACTGGGCATATTAGCGGGCTTCCAACTGGCGGGCAGTAGTGGCCGCAACAGCAGTAGCAACAAAAACCGGTCGGCCATTCAGCAGGTGCTCGACTTGGTTCAGTATAAATATGTCGATTCGGTAAGTCTCGATTCCATGGAGGCCGATGGCATTCAGGCCATGCTCAACCATCTCGATCCGCATACCGTTTTCATTCCTGCCCAAGAGCTGGCAGAAGCCAACGCCGACCTCGAAGGTGGCTTTAGCGGTATTGGTGTAGAATACCAGATGATTAACGACACCATGAATGTGGTGTATGTGGTGGAAAACGGACCAAGTGCCAAAGCAGGCCTCAAAACCGGCGACAGAATTATTAAAGTATACGACAAAGTAATAGCTGGCAATAAATTGAAAGGCAGTGAGTTGCGAAAATTGCTTCGTGGTGATTATAACACCAAAGTAGAAGTAACTGCATTGCGGGATGGTAAAACCCAAACCTATACCATTACCCGCGGCAATGTACCGCTGCCTTCAGTTGAAGCAGCCTACATGGCTGAACCCGGCGTTGGCTACATCAAGCTCAATAAGTTTAGCGAAACCACTTATAAAGAGTTCATGGATGCAGCCACAGGCCTGCAAGCAAAGGGCATGAAAAAGATGATTCTCGATTTGCGGGGCAACACCGGTGGCATCCTTACCGAAGCGACCAACATTGCCGACGAGTTCCTTCCCGACGGACTTTCTATTGTGAGCACCCGTGGCTCCCATGTCAAAAACAAAGAAATTCAAAGCACAAAGCCCGGCATTTTTGAAAAAGAACCACTGGTGGTACTTATCGATGAGTTCAGCGCCAGTGCCAGTGAAGTGTTGGCTGGCGCCCTGCAAGACAATGACCGCGGCACCATCATTGGACGGCGCAGTTTTGGCAAAGGCCTGGTACAGGAGCAATACGATCCGGCCAACGGAGGCGCTGTCCGCATTACCGTGGCACGGTACTACACGCCTTCCGGCCGCAGTATTCAAAAGCCATACAACGGCAGCCGCAACGATTATCAGCATGAAGTGCTGGAAAGAAATCCTGCCAAAGACGACAGCAGCCTGCAAAAAAGCAAGGAAGTTTATACAACCCGGGCAGGTAAAAAGGTGTACGGTGGCGGTGGCATCACCCCCGACATTATCGTGGCTTTCGACAGTAGCAGGGTACCACAAGGCAGTCTGCCCCTCTTCAGCGGCAACCGCATTGGTGATTTCAGCTTCCGCTTGTTTCAGCAAATGAAGGGCAGCCTGACGCAATACAAAACGCCATCAGACTTCATCAAACAGTATCAGTTACCAGCCAATACCTGGGACATGTACGCCACTCAACTTCAACAAGACAGCGTAAAAATACCGGAAGTATCGGTTTCAGTAAAAAATGATATTCTATTGATTATCAAAGCAAATATGGCCCGTTACCAATGGCGAAACAATGCCTTTTATGAAACGCTGCAGCCTACCGATAAACTGTTGCAGCAGGCATTGCAAACCCTCAAATCAATCAGCAAATAG
- a CDS encoding N-acetylglucosamine kinase translates to MIQLIADSGATKTTWSLIGGARTKTVSTAGISPYFFTAADITALLQKDLLPKLKDAQVEAIHFYGTGCATKENQQLVKAGLKGAFKGVKKISVESDLTAAARALCGHDKGIACILGTGSNSCVYNGKKIVRNNPAPGFILGDEGSGAYLGKKTVQYFIYQTFDEELQHRFQLKFNTHYREILQHVYKEPWPNRYLASFTPFLSENRGHYMVENIIEDGLSDFITTHLYKYPETWKYPIHFVGSVAWHFKDVLKDLCSSFELSMGQVLQSPMPGLIRYHQ, encoded by the coding sequence ATGATACAATTGATTGCGGATAGCGGCGCCACCAAAACCACCTGGAGTTTGATTGGCGGAGCCCGTACGAAAACCGTCAGTACTGCCGGTATTAGTCCGTATTTTTTTACTGCAGCCGATATTACGGCACTGTTGCAAAAAGATTTACTGCCCAAGCTGAAAGATGCTCAGGTTGAAGCCATTCATTTTTATGGTACTGGTTGCGCCACGAAAGAAAACCAACAGCTGGTAAAAGCAGGATTGAAAGGCGCTTTTAAAGGCGTAAAAAAGATTAGTGTAGAAAGTGATTTAACCGCGGCAGCCAGAGCTCTTTGCGGTCACGATAAAGGCATTGCCTGCATATTGGGAACCGGCAGCAACAGCTGTGTGTACAACGGCAAAAAAATCGTTCGAAACAACCCCGCACCAGGGTTTATACTTGGCGATGAAGGAAGCGGTGCATACCTCGGTAAAAAAACCGTGCAGTATTTCATTTATCAAACTTTTGATGAAGAACTGCAGCATCGCTTTCAGCTAAAATTCAATACGCATTATCGGGAGATATTGCAGCATGTATACAAAGAACCATGGCCAAACCGTTACCTGGCTTCTTTTACACCCTTTCTCAGCGAAAACCGCGGCCACTACATGGTAGAAAATATCATAGAAGATGGCCTGAGTGATTTCATCACCACCCATTTGTACAAGTATCCGGAAACCTGGAAGTATCCCATCCATTTTGTGGGCAGTGTTGCCTGGCATTTTAAAGATGTACTCAAAGACCTGTGCAGCAGTTTTGAACTGAGCATGGGGCAGGTATTGCAGTCGCCCATGCCAGGTCTTATCCGTTATCATCAATAG
- the murQ gene encoding N-acetylmuramic acid 6-phosphate etherase, producing MSEFTRVTEQPSRYRHLEKMSVHEILTNINQEDKLVPLAVEAALPSIEALVEAIADKMLSGGRLFYIGAGTSGRLGVVDASECPPTYGVPHGLVIGLIAGGDDAMFKAVEFAEDSKEEGWKDLEKHFVSDKDVVVGIAASGTTPYVIEALRECRHRGIITGSITCNPNAPVSKEADFPIEVVVGPEFVTGSTRMKSGTAQKLVLNMISTSVMIQLGRVEDNKMVNMQLSNEKLVDRGVKMLMEKTGEADYEQAKSLLLKYGSVKAAMEQTVK from the coding sequence ATGTCAGAATTTACAAGAGTAACAGAGCAACCTTCCCGCTACCGCCATTTGGAAAAAATGTCGGTGCACGAAATACTCACCAATATCAATCAGGAAGATAAACTGGTGCCGCTGGCAGTGGAAGCCGCTTTGCCATCCATTGAGGCGTTGGTAGAAGCCATAGCAGATAAAATGCTGAGCGGTGGCCGTTTGTTTTACATAGGCGCCGGTACCAGCGGCCGCTTGGGCGTGGTAGATGCCAGTGAGTGCCCGCCTACTTACGGTGTACCACACGGATTGGTCATTGGCCTTATAGCTGGTGGCGATGATGCCATGTTTAAAGCCGTAGAATTTGCCGAAGACAGCAAAGAAGAAGGCTGGAAAGATTTGGAAAAACATTTTGTAAGTGATAAAGATGTGGTGGTGGGCATTGCCGCCAGCGGCACCACGCCTTATGTAATTGAAGCCTTGCGGGAATGTCGCCATCGTGGCATTATTACCGGCAGCATTACATGCAACCCCAATGCACCGGTGAGTAAGGAAGCCGACTTTCCCATTGAAGTGGTAGTAGGCCCCGAGTTTGTAACCGGTAGTACCCGCATGAAAAGTGGTACAGCACAAAAGCTGGTGCTCAATATGATTAGCACCAGTGTGATGATACAACTGGGCAGGGTAGAAGACAACAAAATGGTGAACATGCAGCTCAGCAATGAAAAACTCGTAGACCGTGGCGTAAAAATGCTGATGGAAAAAACCGGTGAAGCTGATTATGAACAAGCCAAATCGCTACTGCTGAAATACGGCAGCGTTAAAGCCGCCATGGAGCAAACGGTGAAATAA
- a CDS encoding FkbM family methyltransferase yields the protein MRTSFFRLRYHLGWKNALRVMWKAERDQFTTLKIDQYKHPIHFRSYKDDYDGFDFILVAQDYKFRLPHQPLTILDAGGNIGLAAVYFANRYPQAEIVSIEPSDYNYPYLQKNTQAYPQITALKGGLWGYPAHLQLVDKGRGHTSFEVAEVPAATPGAMKAYSIPEIMALKNWATIDLLKLDIEGSEKHVIENNPEEWLPRTKFIAVELHDRRIRDTSKAFFKVMSQYNFSMEPLRECLLFYNEDLVHMFDPYHTA from the coding sequence ATGCGTACATCATTTTTCAGACTTCGTTATCACCTCGGGTGGAAAAATGCTTTGCGGGTAATGTGGAAGGCAGAACGAGATCAGTTTACCACACTGAAAATTGATCAGTACAAACACCCCATTCATTTTCGATCGTACAAAGACGATTATGATGGTTTTGATTTCATTTTGGTGGCACAGGATTACAAGTTCAGATTGCCCCATCAACCACTAACCATACTCGATGCCGGTGGTAATATTGGCTTGGCCGCTGTCTATTTTGCCAACCGCTATCCGCAGGCCGAAATTGTGAGCATCGAACCATCCGACTACAACTATCCATACTTGCAAAAGAATACCCAAGCCTACCCGCAAATCACCGCATTAAAGGGCGGGCTTTGGGGCTATCCGGCGCATTTGCAACTGGTAGACAAAGGCCGCGGCCATACGTCGTTTGAAGTAGCCGAAGTGCCTGCAGCAACACCCGGCGCTATGAAAGCCTATTCCATTCCGGAAATTATGGCCCTGAAAAACTGGGCAACGATTGACCTGCTAAAACTGGATATTGAAGGCTCCGAAAAACACGTGATTGAAAACAACCCGGAAGAATGGCTGCCCCGCACCAAATTCATTGCGGTAGAGCTACACGACCGCCGCATCCGCGATACATCGAAGGCGTTTTTCAAAGTGATGAGTCAGTACAATTTCTCGATGGAACCCTTGCGGGAATGCCTGTTGTTTTACAACGAAGATTTGGTGCACATGTTCGATCCGTACCACACAGCATAA
- a CDS encoding sterol desaturase family protein produces the protein MVSYWENLLILVSTPLYVLIILGEILLSNYRHKPVYSVKDTLTNAYMMLLNAGIDVLFRSVYLLVLVYMFNHRLGQISNPWVYWLVLLIAEDFIFYWLHRLEHTVRLFWAVHVTHHSSELFNFTVGFRSSVLQPLYRFVFFIPLALFGFNPTDILIMFSATQIWGILVHTQFISKMGWAEYVLVTPSHHRVHHASNALYLDKNMGMFLIVWDKLFGTFQAELDEQKYQPIRYGLTSKQPERNALTVVTHEWQAIAEDLQKPVPFFTKLKYLLAPPGWSHDGSRHTSDELRQLEAKGQWQPDNN, from the coding sequence ATGGTTAGCTATTGGGAAAATCTACTCATTCTTGTTTCAACGCCACTGTATGTGCTCATTATTTTGGGCGAAATACTGCTGAGCAATTACCGCCACAAACCGGTGTACAGCGTAAAAGACACACTGACCAATGCGTACATGATGTTGCTCAACGCCGGTATTGATGTACTGTTTCGCAGTGTGTACCTGCTGGTGCTGGTGTATATGTTCAACCACCGCTTGGGCCAAATCAGCAATCCTTGGGTGTACTGGCTGGTGCTGCTCATAGCCGAAGATTTTATTTTTTACTGGCTGCATCGGTTGGAGCATACGGTTCGCCTGTTTTGGGCCGTGCATGTTACCCATCATTCTTCTGAGTTGTTCAACTTTACCGTTGGCTTCCGCAGTTCGGTGTTGCAGCCATTGTATCGTTTTGTGTTCTTTATTCCGCTGGCGTTGTTTGGCTTTAACCCAACGGATATTCTCATCATGTTTTCGGCTACGCAAATCTGGGGCATATTGGTACATACGCAGTTCATCAGCAAAATGGGCTGGGCCGAGTATGTGCTGGTTACACCATCGCACCACCGGGTGCACCATGCCAGCAATGCTTTGTATCTCGATAAAAACATGGGCATGTTCCTGATTGTGTGGGACAAACTCTTTGGCACTTTTCAGGCGGAGCTGGATGAGCAAAAGTATCAGCCCATCCGCTACGGACTAACCAGCAAGCAACCCGAACGCAATGCGCTGACTGTGGTTACGCATGAGTGGCAGGCTATTGCCGAAGACTTGCAGAAACCAGTACCATTCTTTACCAAACTGAAATACCTGCTGGCACCGCCCGGCTGGAGCCACGATGGTAGCCGCCACACCAGCGATGAACTGCGACAACTGGAAGCAAAAGGGCAATGGCAGCCAGATAACAACTAA